TTAACCCTAGTGTATTCACAAGTAATCTTGTAAAATCTGCTCTAGTAATATTAGCTGCTGGCGTAAATGTATTATTAACAGTCGATGTTCCTCTTATAATTCCTTTTGAAGCCAATACTTCAATCTCTCTTTGCGCCCATACATGATTTATTAAATCAGAAAAAGTCTCATGCACATATGCGATTGCAAATTTACTAAAATGACTTGTTGTAAAATCCATAGTACCTTCCACTACATTGTAACGACCATTGGATATGGTTGTAGCATTACCCTCTTCATCTATGTATTTTATTACCAGATGTTCAGGGTTTTCTCCTGCTGATGGTGTATATGGAATTGAAATTTTTATTGGAGCTTTAGTATTTTTCCACTTTATCTTACTATTATTTACAGTAAAATACGCTTCTACAGTTTTTTTGCCCTCATTATCAACAGATACAGTTGATACGTTTAATACAACTTCATCCGTATCTTTTAAATTCTGGTTTGCTAGTGTGCTATTTTCCAATTCAAAAGTACCCACTTCTGTTACCAAAGATAATCTAAAAAGACCTTCTGAATTCATAGCTGCTGCTGGTAACTTTTTAGCATATCCTTTAGCACCTTTTACAGCAGGAACTTCAATTACTATAGTTTTAGACCCTTTTTCACTAAAATTTGCTTTTTCTAATGCATTATTTAATACATCTTTATCTAAAGCCAATTCAACAACTTTTGTTGCTTGATTCAATTTACCCTCTTTTATAATAGATACTGATCCATCGTTATTTTCCACGACAGTTACTGGTGGTGTTGGTGGTGTTGTTGGTGTTTGACTATTTCCACCTCCACTTGGTGGTGTTTCTGGTATTGTTGGTTCTGAGTAATGAAATACAGTGGTTCTAATTGAGTTAAATCCATTGCCACCAATCTTGACTGTATATTCACCATAGGGCCCATCTGTTATATATTCAAAGCTAAAGTCACCATTACTTCTACTTGTTGTTTGATCAATAAAGTCTAAACTACCATCAGATCTTTCGACTTTTACTGTTATAGCCTTGTTAGGAATAGCACCCTTTCCTTCTATGTTCACCATTTTTGTTTCATTGTTTATAAATGCATTTACTTGTGAATCTAATGCAAATACATTATTAGAAGACAATGCCACTAATAATGATGTTATCATAATAATACTCTTTACTTTTTTCAATACTTTACCTCCTAACAGTGATTTCTAGAATTAAGCAGGAATATGTACTTAACATATTCCTGCAAAAATTTACTGTATTGTTACTAATGGTGATAATGGATTCATTCCATCTATACTATCCCATACAAAGGCTTTTACAGTGTGACCATTTACATTTTGAGGCAATTTGAATCCTGCTTCTAATGTTCTTTCTTCACCTGCATTAGCTTCCCATCTTACTCTTGCCAAGTTTTTCATTGTATTGTTTTCATCATATAATGCAATGATCAATATAGCATCTTTTTGTTCATTTAATGTATTTTTAATATCTACCTTTACAACAATGTCTCCAGATGGTGTTAATGTGTTTATAGAATTACCAATATAATCGGTAAATCTTACATTACTTACTTGGAACTGTTCTTGCTCGTCTACTATAGCTGGAAGTGCACCTACATAAGTTCCATTTTCACCTGCTGTATTAAGATCACTTGAAAGTGCTAATCTAAGGAAGTCTCCCCATACTATGTTACCTTCTTCGTCTCTTTCATACATATTTGGCATTGTTAATTTTACAAAATCTTCTGCGTTTACAACTACACCATTACTGTTTACTGATTTTTCTCCATCAAAGAAGAAGTTTGTTTCATCTACATTTCCTGATACAAAGTCAGGTAATTTATCCTCAGTATCTGTTCTAAATGATAAGTTGTTTTTAAAGATACCTTGTTCTTCAGCTTCAAAATAAGGATTTTCTCTAAATATATAGTTAAATCTCTTATTATCAAATGATGTGTTTTTTTCTACAGTAATTGTACCTGGATTAAAGTTGTCTGAGAATCCATCCATATTATTATCAAACGCAATATTGTTTGTAACTATATGAGCTACTGGCATACCTTCTCCACCAAGTTTAAAACCATTACCTGTATTACCGTCTTCATTATATCCATCACTTAATTTACCATTTGAGTAAGCAATATTGCCATCTAATACAACTGGCATGTTTGGTCCATTTTCTATTTTATTGAACAAGTCCCAACCATCATCAATATTGTTATGAGCGATGTTTCCTCTAAATACGTTACCAACACCAACACCTAGTTTCGCTGCAAAACCATCTGCATCGATGTTTGATGCATCTCTATTGTCATGGGATACACAGTTTAATATTAGGTTGTATTTTGGCCAATAGTCTGGGTCAATACCGCCTCCTGTAATGTGAAGCCCTGTGTTGCCATTATAACTAAATGTCATTAACTCAAAAATATTGTGATCACCGTTTACTCTTGTACTTGTGCTTGATGCTCTTGTGATTTCTATACCATATATATGCCAGTAATCTCCTGCTACTCTTAAGATTTCTGAAAGCCTTCCTTCACCATCTATGATTACCTTTTCACCATTGTATGGTACTATTTTTTTCATTTTTCCTTCTTCTCCACTATGCTCTTTACCTATTGTAATTCTTGAGTCCGGTGTATATGTTCCACCTAACATAAAGATTGTTTCATTTGGTAATACATATTGGATTGCCGTTTGTAAATCAAGGGGACTCTCTATTGTTCCGTCACCTTCATTTGTTCCTTCTGGTGATACAAATAATCCTGCGCCACTGTTATATATCTTTTTAGTTACTGTAATATCTTTTGTTATTGCATCATCAGATTGTGCTCCTTCTGGTGTATACACTACTGTAAAGCTTGTTGTTTCATTTTCTAAAGCTGTAGCAAAAGTAAATACTTCTTTCGCTTTTACTTCGCCATTACTTACAACTTCTACACCATCTTTTTCAATTGTTACGTTTCCATCATAATTAGCTAATGCTTTTAATTCATAGTCCTCTGAACCAGATTGTGGTGCAGATACTATGTTCATTGTTGCATTTGGTAACGTAGGTTCTACCACTGGTGATGCTACTGTATTTGCTTCGCTTAATGTTAAGCTTGCATTTTCAAATCTTACTTGACCATTTCTTGCTGCATAGAATCCTACATACATATTGTTAGGATCAATTACTTGTACTAAGTCTGCCCCCTCTGTTCTTTGTTCAACAGTTTTCATTTCATCTGTCGTTGGATCTACAAATGTTGCCGTCATGATAAATTCGCTATCTGTTCTTTCAAGTCTTACTCTTATTGATTTATTAATGGCTTGAGCTACGCTTAGACCATTACTATAAGATCTAACCGTTCTTTGACTTCCTATATTACCCCATGGCTCATATACGCCTGTTCTGTAGATATAGCTCAGTCCTCCACGCATCATCCCAACTGCAAATATATTAGATGCTGCTGTTACCTCTTCAAAACCTATTTGTAATGGGTTTTTACGTGCGCCACTTACAACGTCTCTTACCATAATCCCTACACTGTCTTGAGAGTTTAAGGCAACGCCTTCTACTTCTGATCCAAATTGTTCAATAATCATATCTGCTTCAAGTACAAAGTTGTGTACATTTGGATCTAGTCTTGTGTAATAGAATGTTAACCCATCGTGACCGTTAGCTAATTTACCACCACGACTTTCTACTACAATACTTCCTTCTATTGTCCCTGGATTTTCTGCTCGCGTTTCATTTACCCCTACTTTTTCTGGCAATACATTAGATGCGAAGTTTAAATCTGTTGACTGTCCAAATGCTCTTGATTCCCATACAAAAGATGGGGTTACTGAAGGTGTATCATTATCAGCTTCTAATGCACCTACATGTGTGCTATTCACACCTGCTGTATTAAGAACACTTGCAACGGCTAATCTAAGGAAGTCTCCCCATACGATGTTGCCTTCTTCGTCTCTTTCATACATATTAGGCATTGTTACATTTACAAAGTCTTCTACACTTACAACTACGCCATTGCCGTTTACTGAGTTTTCTCCATCAAAGAGGAAGTTTGTTTCATCTACATTTCCTGCAATTTGATCTGCTAACCCTGAATTGGTTTTAAATGATAAATTGTTTTTAAATATTCCTTGTTCATTTGCTTCAAAATATGGATTAGTTCTAAAGATATAATTAAATCTTTTGTTATCAAATGCTGTATTGTTTTCTACTACCATTTTTCCTGGATTAAAGTTATCTGAAAATCCATCCATATTATTATCAAAGGCTATATTGTTTTTGATGATATGTGCTACCGGTAAACCTTCTCCACCTAATTTGAATCCGTTTCCTGTATTACCATCTTCATTATAACCATTGCTTAATTTACCATTTGAATATGCAATATTACCGTCTAGGATTACTGGCATATTCTCTCCTTCATTTGTTCTGTTGTATAAGTCCCATCCATCATCAATGTTATGATGTGCTATGTTACCTCTAAACTCATTTCCAACACCAACACCTAATTTTGCTGCAAATCCATCTGCATCTATGTTTCTATCGTCTCTGTTGTCATGTGCTTCACAATTAAGTATTAAATTGTATTTTGGCCATAAGTCTGGGTTTTCCCCACTACCGTGTAAGTGGAATCCAGTACCTTTATTATAATTGAATACCATCATTTCTATGATATTGTTATTACCATTTAATCTCATACCAGTTCCTGATGATCCTGTAATTTCAATGCCATACATATGCCAGTAATCTGCTCTATGTCTCATTATTGTATTTATATTACCTTGACCATCAATAATTACTTTTTCTCCATTGTATGGTACTAGTTTTTTAATTTCTCCTTCTTTTCCACTATAAGCTCCGCTTATATCGATTGTTGAGCTTGGTGTATATGTTCCACCTCTCATAAAAATTGTTTGACCTGGTTGAAGGTATTGTATTGCTGTCATAATATCTAACGGACTTTCTTTGGTTCCTTGGCCTTCACTTGTTCCATCTGGAGATACAAATAAACCTTCCCCAACATTAAATATTCTTTTTGTTACTGTTATACTTCTTACTATAGGATTTTCAGATGGTGCTCCTATTGGTGTATATATTACTTCAAAGCTTGTTTGCTCATTTTCTAGTTTCACTTCGTGTATAAAGGTATTGTTTGCTTCAACACTTTGATCGCTTACAATTTCACTGCCATCTTTAAGGACTGTTACTGTTCCTGCATAGTTTCCAATGGCTTTGATTTCATAGTCTTCTGTAGCAGATTGTGGTGCTGAAACAATACTCATTGATGCTCCTATTGGATTTGGTACTACTACTGGTGATGGTTGGGTATCCGCTTCACTTAATGTAATGCTTGCATTTTCTACTATCATCTTTACATTTCTAGAGGCAAAAAATCCAACATACATGTAATCTTCATCGATTACTTGTACTAAGTCTGCTCCTTCTTCTATTCTTTCAACAGTTTTTAGTTCATTTGTTTTAGGATCTGTAAAAGTTGATGACATTATAAATCCAGTGTTTGTTCTTTCAAGTCTTACTCTTATTGGCGTATCAAGTACCATCCCAATACCACCACTAAATGCTCCAGCACTTAATCTACTTCCTACATTACCCCAAGGATATATTACTCCCGTTCTATACATCGGGCTTATTCCATGTCTCATCATCCCTACACCGAACAAGTTGGATGCTGCTGGAACTTCTTCAAAACCTAGTAATAATGGTTCTTGTCTAGGTGGTCCATTTACATCTCTTACCATAATACCAGCACCATCTTGTCCACTTGGAGAGGCTCCTGTTTCAGGTCCAAATTGTTCAATAATGATATCTGCTTCTAATACAAAGTTATGCTCATTTGCATTAAGTTTTGTATAATAGAAAGTTAAACCATCATGTCCTGGTGCTAATTTACCACCACGACTTTCTAGTACAATTCTTCCTTCTATTGTTCCTGGCGCTTCAGGTTCTGCATAGTTTGTTCCTACTTTTTCTGGTAATACATTTGATGCAAAGTTAAGGTCTGTCGATTGACCAAAAGTAATGGATTGCCATACTAAATCAGATACATCCAATGAAGTGTTTTCTGCTTCTTCACTTGCCAAAACACTAATAGATGTACATGCCAAAATAATGCTAAGAATTAAACTGAGTAACTTGCGATACCTTTTCATTTAACCATCTCCTTTTAATTTGCTTATTTATTTGATTGTTACAGTTGGCTTTTGTAACTTGCCTCCTGCTAACATATCAGGCAATATCTAGTTACTATGAATATTTAGTTATACTGATGATGATTCATGGAAAGTTTTCTATACCAACGACTTACTATTGATATTATTTAAACACACAATTTATAATTTATTTCCAATTATTGGTATTAAATACTAGTATAATCCTATTATAAATTTAAATCAATGTTTTTCTTGCAATATTTGTATTATATGTATGCTTTTCTTTCTTATGTTTATTTTTTTTAATCAGTTTTTCACAAAAAATGTAGTTTTTATATAATTACCTTTAAAATCCATAGTGCGAATTGCACAAAAAAACACTTGGATTAATATTATAACTTAATAATATTATACAAGTGTTTTTGTTAATTTATGCCTATTTTTTTATTTATTTTTAACTACTTCAATTCGAGCAACGGATCGACGCAAAGACGCTTCTGCTCTTAATAAGTCAATATGATCTCTTCGATCTTTTAATTTATTCTCAGCTTTTGTTTTTGCTTGTTCTGCTCTTTGTAAATCTATTTCTTCTGGCCATTCTGCAGCATCTGCTAATATGGTTACTTCATCTGGCTTTATTTCAGCAAATCCAGTATGAACAGCTGCTCTTTTTTCCTCATTGCCAATTTTCATTTTGAATACACCACTTTGAAGAGTCGTTGTAAGTGGAATATGACCTTTTAAAACCCCTATGTCGCCTTCAGTGGTATTAAACATAACCATTTCAACATCTTCTTTGCAGAAAACTCTTTCTGGCGTAATTATATGCAACTTAAACTTAGAATCTGCCATAATATATCACCTATACTTTTGCAACAACATCATCTATATTACCTGCAAGTAAGAATGCACTTTCAGGAATATCATCATGCTTGCCTTCTAGAATTTCTTTGAATCCTTGTACGGTTTCACTAATTGGTACATAACGTCCTTCTAAGCCTGTAAACTGTTGAGCTACGAAGAATGGCTGCGATAAGAAACGTTGTACCTTTCTTGCTCTTGATACAATAAGTTTATCTTCTTCAGACAATTCATCCATACCAAGTATTGCAATAATATCTTGAAGCTCTTTATAACGTTGTAATATTTCTTGAACACCACGAGCAACATTATAATGTTCTTCACCAACAATACGCGGGTCAAGAATTCTTGAAGTTGAATCCAGTGGATCAACAGCTGGATATATTCCTAGCTCAACAATTGCACGGTTTAGTACTGTTGTTGCATCTAAGTGAGCAAATGTTGTAGCTGGTGCTGGATCCGTTAAGTCATCCGCTGGCACATATACCGCTTGAACAGAGGTGATTGATCCGCTTTTAGTTGATGTGATACGTTCTTGAAGTGCACCCATTTCTGTCGCCAACGTTGGTTGATACCCAACGGCACTAGGCATACGTCCAAGTAACGCTGAAACCTCTGAACCTGCTTGTGTAAAACGGAATATATTGTCAATGAATAATAATACATCACGACCACCTTGATCACGGAAATACTCTGCCATTGTAAGACCCGTTAATCCAACACGCATTCTAGCGCCTGGTGGCTCGTTCATTTGTCCAAATACCATTGTCGTTTTATTAATAACCCCTGAATCTGTCATTTCGTGGTAAAGGTCATTACCTTCTCTGGTTCTTTCCCCTACTCCAGTAAATACTGAGTAACCACCATGTTCAGTTGCTATATTTCTTATAAGTTCTTGAATTAAAACAGTTTTACCTACCCCTGCACCACCGAATAATCCAATTTTTCCACCTTTTTGATATGGACATAGTAAATCTACTACCTTAATTCCTGTTTCCAATATCTCAGTTCGCGTAGATTGCTCTTCAAACTTTGGCGCATCTCTATGAATTGGCCAATAATCAACATCCTTTGGCACTGGCTTATTGTCTATTGGTTTTCCAGTTACATTAAAAATCCTACCTAATGTATTTTCACCAACTGGTACTGATATCGGTTCACCAGTATCAACAGCCTCCATTCCACGTACTAAACCATCTGTTGCCCCCATAGCAATACATCTAACAGAATCATCTCCTAAATGCTGTGCAACTTCAACAACAAGTATTTCTCCATTTCTATCATTAATTTCAATTGCATTGTTTAATGACGGTAATTTACCTTGGGAGAATTTAATATCTAGAACGGCACCAATGATTTGAGTGATCTTTCCAATATTTTTTTCTGACATTCTAATTTCACTCCTTTACTTAAGTGCTTCTGCTCCACCAACAATTTCAGATATTTCTTGAGTAATAGATGCCTGTCTTGCTCTGTTATATTCAAGAGATAAATCTTCAATCATATCATTTGCATTACTTGTAGCCGAATCCATGGCCGTCATCCTTGCACCTTGTTCACTTGCTACAGATTCCACTAGTCCACCATAAATTAGACTGTAAACATATCTTGGAATCATAACATCTAAAACATCCTCTTCAGATGGCTCATAATTCATTAAAGCAACACTTTTATTGGTGTCTTGATTGCTTGATTCAATGGGCAATAATTTTATTGTTTTTGCCTCTTGAGAAATAGTAGATACAAAACCTGTATATACCAAATATATCTCATCAATTTTATTATTTAAATAATCTTCTAAAACGACTTTTCCAATTGATACAGCATCATTATATGTTGGTCCTTCAACCATTTCAGAAAAATCCTGTTCAATAGAATAGCCTCTTCTTCTTAAACCGTCTTTACCTTTTTTTCCAGCAGAATAAACAGCTATATTTTCTTTCGAAACACCATTGTTTAGCACTTGCTTGATTATATTAGCATTATATCCTCCAGCAAGCCCTCTATTAGATGTTATCACGATATATCCTTTTTTATCCCCATTTCTAGAAGCAAGATATTGATGATCTATATCTCCAGTTTGAGAAAGAATAGATGTCACTGTTTCATACATTTTATTAAAATATTCTCTAGTTTCCTCAGCTTTTACTTTAGCTTTTTGAAGCTTAGCCGTAGCAACAAGCTTCATAGCTTTTGTAATTTGTTGAGTACTTTGAATACTTGTTTTTCTTCTTTTTATATCTCTTATGGATGCCATAGCATCACACCTCTTTTAGAATTTTTCTAAACTCATCTTTAAATTCTTCAATTACTTTGATTATAGTGCCTTCTGTTTGTTCTTTAATTTCTCCAGATGCTAAAATTTCTTTTGGTAATTCTGGATATTTTAAATCTATATATTCAAATAATTTCTTTTGGAAAAGTTGAATTTTATTAACATCTATATCCATTAAGTATTTTTTAGTCACTGCATATAGAATCAATACTTGATAAGCAACTGACATTGGTTGATATTGTGGTTGTTTTAAAACCTCCATAATACGTTCCCCTTGTGCCAATTTTTCTTTAGTATCTTTATCTAAATCAGAACCGAACTGTGCAAATGCAGCTAGTTCTCTATACTGAGCCAACTCTACACGAATTGGTCCTGCAATTTTTTTCATTGCTTTAATCTGAGCTGCTCCACCAACACGTGAAACAGAAAGCCCTGGATTTATTGCCGGTCTTACCCCTGCATTAAATAGTTCTGTTTCAAGGTATATCTGACCATCTGTTATAGATATAACATTTGTTGGTATGTATGCAGATACATCCCCAGCTTGAGTTTCAATAATCGGTAATGCCGTTAAAGATCCCCCACCGTTCTCATCAGATAATCTTGCTGCACGTTCTAATAATCTTGAATGCAAATAGAATACATCTCCAGGATATGCTTCTCTACCTGGTGGTCTTCTAAGTAGCAAAGACATGGCTCTATAAGCAACCGCATGTCTTGATAAATCATCATAAATTACCAAAACATCTTTACCGCTTTCCATCCACTCTTCACCAATGGTACATCCTGCATAAGGTGCAAGATACTGTAGTGGTGCTAACTCACTAGCTGTTGAAGCAACAACGGTAGTATAATCCATAGCACCGGTTTCTTCTAATGTTGTTACAATCTGTGCTACTGTAGACGCCTTTTGGCCAATAGCTACATAAATACATAATACATTTTCATTTTTTTGATTTATTATTGTATCAATAGCAATAGCGGTCTTACCTGTTTGTCTATCTCCAATGATTAACTCACGTTGTCCTCTTCCAATAGGAACCATTGAGTCAATTGCCTTGACCCCTGTTTGAAGAGGTGTATCAACAGACTTTCTTTCAATAACACCAGGTGCAACTCTTTCTACTTTACGATATTTTTTTGCTTGAATTGGTCCTTTACCATCAATTGGCTGTCCTAATGAATTAACGACACGACCAATTAATTCATCTCCAACTGGTACTTCAACAACACGACCAGTTGCCTTAACAACAGCACCTTCCCTGATTCCATCATCAGATCCTAATAATACGGCTCCAACATTGTCTTGCTCAAGGTTTAAGGCCATTCCATAAACATTACCTGGAAACTCTAATAATTCTCCAGCCATGGCTTTTTCTAATCCGTGAATACGAGCAATACCATCAGCAACTTGAATAATTGTTCCAACATCTGATACTTCTAAATTTGATTTATATCTTTTGATTTGCTCTTTAATAACGGAACTAATCTCTTCTGGTCTAAGATTCATGTCTTTATAACACCGCCTTTCTTTCAGAATTTCTAGGCTAATTGTATTTTTAATAATTCTTTAGCCATTAAGTCAATTCTTCCTTTTATACTGTTATCCACAATTCTATCGCCTATACGAATTTTCAATCCACCAACTAATGATTGATCCACTGTATAAACGGTCTCAACCTTTTTATTGGTTAGATTTTCAAGTCGTTGTTCTATTTTTGCTTTTTGTTTTTCATCTAATTCTTTTGCAGAGAAGACTGATGCAGTTACAATGCCTTTATCTTCTTTAATGATTTCTAAAAAATCCTTCAATATATCAATGATATACATATATCTATCTTTTTTAATAATAACACTCATAAGACCTAATAATTCATTAGATAAATTAACAAATGACTCTTCAAAAATAGATATTTTTTCATCTTTAGATATTTTTGGGTGATTTAATAATGTTAAAAAATCTTCATTGTTTTTCAAAACATCTAAAATAACAATAGATTCTTCTTCTAATTTTTCTTTAATATTTTCTTCTTGTGCTAATTGAAATAATGCTCGACTATATGTTTTAACTACTAATTGAGCCATGTTTTATCACCCATCTCGTTTAGCGTTTCTTCTATTAACTTATTTTGTTCTGATTCGTTTATAGAAGCGGAAATGAATTTTTCTGCAAGGATTGCAGCAATTTCAATCATTTCTGTTTTTATATCTTCTTTAACTTTTTCTTTTTCTCTTGAAATTTCTAAATTCGCTCTTTCAATAATACGTTTAGCTTCTTCATTTGCCCCTTGTATTATTTCATCTTCTCTTGATAACGCTTTTTTTCTAGCTTG
This Natranaerovirga pectinivora DNA region includes the following protein-coding sequences:
- the atpF gene encoding F0F1 ATP synthase subunit B, which produces MGRLFGFDAQLLMDTVVMVITMFILFFAMSYLLFEPVRSFMEKRAEKIRNDIEEATKQKNDAASLKNQYEEKLRNIEKEADVILSQARKKALSREDEIIQGANEEAKRIIERANLEISREKEKVKEDIKTEMIEIAAILAEKFISASINESEQNKLIEETLNEMGDKTWLN